Proteins from one Vespa crabro chromosome 11, iyVesCrab1.2, whole genome shotgun sequence genomic window:
- the LOC124427914 gene encoding iron-sulfur cluster assembly scaffold protein IscU: MMSLLKSLPKALNGASKTLSRSVPAVSYHPNVLDHYENPRNVGSMDKNDTRVGTGLVGAPACGDVMKLQIKVDENGKIVDAKFKTFGCGSAIASSSLATEWVKGKTIDEALKLKNTDIAKELCLPPVKLHCSMLAEDAIKAALSDYRIKQQSKANSADETNSAKMKA, from the exons ATGATGTCgttgttaaaatctttaccCAAAGCCCTTAATGGGGCTTCAAAAACTCTTTCTCGTAGCGTTCCGGCTGTATCTTATCATCCCAAT GTGCTCGATCATTATGAGAATCCTAGAAATGTAGGTTCAATGGATAAGAATGATACTAGAGTAGGCACAGGTCTTGTAGGTGCTCCAGCTTGTGGTGATGTTATGAAATTACAGATTAAAGTAGATGAAAATGGAAAGATCGTTGATGCTAAATTTAAGACCTTTGGATGCGGTTCAGCTATCGCTTCTAGTTCTTTGGCTACAGAATGGGTGAAAGGAAAAACT ATCGATGAAGCtttgaaattaaagaatacTGACATAGCAAAGGAACTTTGCCTACCACCGGTCAAGCTGCACTGTTCGA TGCTTGCAGAAGATGCAATCAAGGCTGCTTTATCAGATTACCGTATCAAACAACAAAGTAAGGCAAATTCCGCTGATGAAACCAATAGCGCAAAAATGAAGGCTTAA